The Elaeis guineensis isolate ETL-2024a chromosome 14, EG11, whole genome shotgun sequence genome has a segment encoding these proteins:
- the LOC105035778 gene encoding 1,4-dihydroxy-2-naphthoyl-CoA thioesterase 1 has protein sequence MAPAPDPRGIPSSSPATMTAAIDPTLHAIGFEYELLSPEKVTGKLKVTRTCCQPFDVLNGGVSALIAETLASFGAYVATGFRRVVGVQLSTNHLKPALLGEEIEAEARPIQKGKTIQVWEVQIRKRDPSTTGSKVLLSTSRVTLICNQQASKSMKSYEETLKKYAKL, from the exons ATGGCACCAGCTCCAGACCCCAGAGGAATACCATCTTCATCTCCGGCAACGATGACAGCGGCCATCGACCCAACTCTCCATGCTATCGGTTTCGAGTACGAGCTCCTTTCGCCGGAAAAGGTTACAGGCAAGCTCAAGGTCACCAGAACCTGCTGCCAG CCTTTTGATGTGCTGAATGGAGGGGTGTCGGCTCTCATTGCGGAAACCTTGGCCAGCTTCGGAGCCTATGTGGCCACTGGATTCCGGAGAGTAGTCGGTGTTCAGCTCTCCACCAACCATCTCAAGCCAGCACTGCTCGGCGAAGAAATAGAGGCAGAGGCCAGGCCTATCCAGAAGGGCAAAACCATCCAG GTATGGGAGGTGCAGATCCGAAAGAGAGACCCTTCAACCACAGGGAGCAAAGTACTTCTGTCAACATCTAGGGTTACTCTAATATGTAATCAACAAGCATCAAAGAGCATGAAGAGCTACGAAGAGACTCTCAAGAAGTATGCCAAGCTATGA
- the LOC105035780 gene encoding uncharacterized protein isoform X1, translating to MLLSSPPTLRAPPQARPRLVLSRQSSPLHARFPLKARDGSLKVLASHHSNPVLVSQSSPPPLATSQGLRRDPELGLLSLLFVISVAMGAFFSLAVISLPALRAFRRLAVSVDELSKVVSEEVPGTLSSLKLSGVEINDLTCQLNNLRQRISGNQYGKKVRTNKSTSRGRRSN from the exons ATGCTCCTCTCCTCCCCTCCAACGCTGCGGGCTCCGCCGCAGGCGAGGCCTCGCTTGGTGCTCTCTCGCCAGAGCTCTCCGCTCCACGCCAGGTTCCCTTTGAAGGCCCGAGATGGCAGCCTGAAAGTTCTCGCGTCGCACCACTCGAATCCGGTCCTCGTCTCCCAATCCTCTCCCCCGCCGCTCGCGACTAGTCAAGGGCTTCGACGCGATCCGGAACTAGGACTTCTCTCCCTGCTCTTTGTGATCTCCGTG GCTATGGGAGCATTTTTCTCATTGGCAGTCATTTCTCTTCCAGCCCTGCGT GCCTTTAGAAGGTTGGCAGTTTCAGTGGATGAACTGTCCAAAGTAGTCTCGGAAGAAGTACCTGGAACCTTGTCTTCATTAAAGCTGTCTGGCGTGGAGATTAATGATTTGACTTGCCAGCTTAACAATCTAAG GCAAAGAATATCAGGAAACCAATATGGAAAGAAAGTTAGAACAAATAAATCAACCTCTCGTGGGCGAAGAAGTAATTAA
- the LOC105035780 gene encoding uncharacterized protein isoform X4, translating to MLLSSPPTLRAPPQARPRLVLSRQSSPLHARFPLKARDGSLKVLASHHSNPVLVSQSSPPPLATSQGLRRDPELGLLSLLFVISVAMGAFFSLAVISLPALRAFRRLAVSVDELSKVVSEEVPGTLSSLKLSGVEINDLTCQLNNLRENGYIDCI from the exons ATGCTCCTCTCCTCCCCTCCAACGCTGCGGGCTCCGCCGCAGGCGAGGCCTCGCTTGGTGCTCTCTCGCCAGAGCTCTCCGCTCCACGCCAGGTTCCCTTTGAAGGCCCGAGATGGCAGCCTGAAAGTTCTCGCGTCGCACCACTCGAATCCGGTCCTCGTCTCCCAATCCTCTCCCCCGCCGCTCGCGACTAGTCAAGGGCTTCGACGCGATCCGGAACTAGGACTTCTCTCCCTGCTCTTTGTGATCTCCGTG GCTATGGGAGCATTTTTCTCATTGGCAGTCATTTCTCTTCCAGCCCTGCGT GCCTTTAGAAGGTTGGCAGTTTCAGTGGATGAACTGTCCAAAGTAGTCTCGGAAGAAGTACCTGGAACCTTGTCTTCATTAAAGCTGTCTGGCGTGGAGATTAATGATTTGACTTGCCAGCTTAACAATCTAAG AGAGAATGGTTACATTGACTGCATCTGA
- the LOC105035780 gene encoding uncharacterized protein isoform X3, with protein MLLSSPPTLRAPPQARPRLVLSRQSSPLHARFPLKARDGSLKVLASHHSNPVLVSQSSPPPLATSQGLRRDPELGLLSLLFVISVAMGAFFSLAVISLPALRAFRRLAVSVDELSKVVSEEVPGTLSSLKLSGVEINDLTCQLNNLRFDFSEERRIS; from the exons ATGCTCCTCTCCTCCCCTCCAACGCTGCGGGCTCCGCCGCAGGCGAGGCCTCGCTTGGTGCTCTCTCGCCAGAGCTCTCCGCTCCACGCCAGGTTCCCTTTGAAGGCCCGAGATGGCAGCCTGAAAGTTCTCGCGTCGCACCACTCGAATCCGGTCCTCGTCTCCCAATCCTCTCCCCCGCCGCTCGCGACTAGTCAAGGGCTTCGACGCGATCCGGAACTAGGACTTCTCTCCCTGCTCTTTGTGATCTCCGTG GCTATGGGAGCATTTTTCTCATTGGCAGTCATTTCTCTTCCAGCCCTGCGT GCCTTTAGAAGGTTGGCAGTTTCAGTGGATGAACTGTCCAAAGTAGTCTCGGAAGAAGTACCTGGAACCTTGTCTTCATTAAAGCTGTCTGGCGTGGAGATTAATGATTTGACTTGCCAGCTTAACAATCTAAG GTTTGACTTCTCTGAGGAAAGAAGAATATCCTGA
- the LOC105035780 gene encoding uncharacterized protein isoform X2 has protein sequence MLLSSPPTLRAPPQARPRLVLSRQSSPLHARFPLKARDGSLKVLASHHSNPVLVSQSSPPPLATSQGLRRDPELGLLSLLFVISVAMGAFFSLAVISLPALRAFRRLAVSVDELSKVVSEEVPGTLSSLKLSGVEINDLTCQLNNLRSIANDCFRIVSVCTVRS, from the exons ATGCTCCTCTCCTCCCCTCCAACGCTGCGGGCTCCGCCGCAGGCGAGGCCTCGCTTGGTGCTCTCTCGCCAGAGCTCTCCGCTCCACGCCAGGTTCCCTTTGAAGGCCCGAGATGGCAGCCTGAAAGTTCTCGCGTCGCACCACTCGAATCCGGTCCTCGTCTCCCAATCCTCTCCCCCGCCGCTCGCGACTAGTCAAGGGCTTCGACGCGATCCGGAACTAGGACTTCTCTCCCTGCTCTTTGTGATCTCCGTG GCTATGGGAGCATTTTTCTCATTGGCAGTCATTTCTCTTCCAGCCCTGCGT GCCTTTAGAAGGTTGGCAGTTTCAGTGGATGAACTGTCCAAAGTAGTCTCGGAAGAAGTACCTGGAACCTTGTCTTCATTAAAGCTGTCTGGCGTGGAGATTAATGATTTGACTTGCCAGCTTAACAATCTAAG GAGTATAGCCAATGATTGTTTCCGTATAGTATCAGTATGTACCGTACGAAGCTAA
- the LOC105035780 gene encoding uncharacterized protein isoform X5: MLLSSPPTLRAPPQARPRLVLSRQSSPLHARFPLKARDGSLKVLASHHSNPVLVSQSSPPPLATSQGLRRDPELGLLSLLFVISVAMGAFFSLAVISLPALRAFRRLAVSVDELSKVVSEEVPGTLSSLKLSGVEINDLTCQLNNLRW; encoded by the exons ATGCTCCTCTCCTCCCCTCCAACGCTGCGGGCTCCGCCGCAGGCGAGGCCTCGCTTGGTGCTCTCTCGCCAGAGCTCTCCGCTCCACGCCAGGTTCCCTTTGAAGGCCCGAGATGGCAGCCTGAAAGTTCTCGCGTCGCACCACTCGAATCCGGTCCTCGTCTCCCAATCCTCTCCCCCGCCGCTCGCGACTAGTCAAGGGCTTCGACGCGATCCGGAACTAGGACTTCTCTCCCTGCTCTTTGTGATCTCCGTG GCTATGGGAGCATTTTTCTCATTGGCAGTCATTTCTCTTCCAGCCCTGCGT GCCTTTAGAAGGTTGGCAGTTTCAGTGGATGAACTGTCCAAAGTAGTCTCGGAAGAAGTACCTGGAACCTTGTCTTCATTAAAGCTGTCTGGCGTGGAGATTAATGATTTGACTTGCCAGCTTAACAATCTAAG ATGGTGA